Below is a genomic region from Haliotis asinina isolate JCU_RB_2024 chromosome 14, JCU_Hal_asi_v2, whole genome shotgun sequence.
gttttgactgaccatataggatcggtggctcgcttacggctatcgccctcgtgttcccccggctggtatagatacctaactaaggccctatctggtatctgtttctcctttccacgcaatggagcagacgactctgctaacactgattttagtttgatagcgtctgccggtttcttaccagtgagccgggttacttcatggttgattgccgacaccacctcgggtaacctcgctacccattcggtcgatcgttttccagtggttgtcatttccctagcatattgatgaccgaacaagcgctcagccaaagtcctattaaatctctcaactatagcttggctgcgatgggctccggccgtgccacgtctgacctttgtatcgtgtttggctagcagttgtgaaacggcacccatgaactcccgtccgggatcaacttgcagctctgttggccaagtcagcgggctgcgtttgtatatgcgttctaatcctttggctactttggccgaatctttcgtggtcaagggttcggcttccttgtaacgactggctacgtccactacggttaaggcatacttgtacttgtgacacgcggaaagcactatgtaaaaaatataatagagctttcaatatcgtggatggggctgacactacccttatggcaaccagcatgggactaggggcggcaggcgttgggttgttaaccaccatcgtggctgcacctatagtgctaggtattgaaataacggctggggtggcagggttggtagggttggcgcttaagttagtatcacgcagacttaatcgtaaggcattgaaacacgacgagatcagggttctggccgaagcaaagctgaacacagtgagtgagcgaatttccacggcactctctgacagtaagatctcagaagaggagtttagttcaatcctctctgaactcaaaaaatataacggaatgaaacaagatattcgatccaagtctcgtaagtctgctatcagcgaggacgagaaaaaaaaggtacatagcacagggaatacaaaaagcccagcaagcctttattatgaacaccaaagagatcgtaggcggttcacgttaaactgtttcatcgatataaacataacatagccgtaagcgagccaccgatcctatatggtcagtcaaaacttacaacatagataaagtggatatgaaagccgacgaacctaacttatactacttgagggatgggccgggtagggggtttgtaagagaagaattattgatcgtaccgtacggcacagtgttaccgcctgccaagtcacggtaaacgtgatggcgtggctttgtagtaggggcaataatagcaagagctaagggtcccaccaaagcctcatttagtaaatgaggctttttagaggggtttttgaaaagtgttttcggactatcattccctatactactgtttCCGTTCCTGTTTATCTGACCTGGAATTTCGCGACTTGATCGTAGCACCACCATTTGTAGTCATACGCCTAGctattgaccaatcagattcTCTCTTACATATCGTTAGCAGGTTGTGATGTAACCAGGCTGTGTTATAGCAgtactcgaaaactaataaccTTAGCATACGCTTatcataacaaaaacatactaTCAACTCTGTCAGGATTTTGCAGGATTTTTGTCTTAAAAATAAAACGGTTGTTTAACAATCTATCATTAAACTATTGTCACAATTAACTATTTGTCATGAGGGAGTACAGGGAGGGGGACATCCAAcgatggagacagcacagcacaggttaatgaataaataactttttcggcacttgtgcacgtgcttctcgtATGTGTATTCCCATTATATGTtgatacctgtgaagatccgggttagatttaATCTttattaacccatgcttgtcttaagaggcgacgaaagggatcgggtgatgagactcgctgacttggttgacacatgtcaccgtatcccggTGGCGTATATCGATGCGCATGGAGTTAGTCATTAGACAGGCATAGTGTTGAgaggggcgtaaaactagactcactcgcCCAATACGCGTTGAAGACTACACTACAGTACACTATTTAGGGAGAGACctgtgaaatattttaatggCGCATCCTTTCACACTATTCGTCACGCGTACAGGCTTTCTGGTGCGATGGACTGTGAACAGTGGGAGGTTTGTGTTCGATATCCGATCCCGACATGCTGTTGGTGTTATTCCTGTTTAAGAGCACATTTCCTGCTCGGCGATCTGTAACACGTCGAGCAATTGATAGCAGACCAGCAATCATGTGTATGTCGTAATTGGCGACAAACTCGACCCTCTGGTTAAGCTCGCTTACTTGCTTAATGCAGAACCATTGTGTAggtcgatcgatcgatcgatgcATGATGTCAATCTGTGGTTCGTCTGGTCATCATTTACACATTGCAGTCATAATGCTACAGATGAAGCAAACACAATCATACACTTGACAGAATTATATTTTGAGCTCGGCGTGTGACAATAAACGACTGGAAAGTGCCGGATGATTTTACAGATGCTTCTAAATACggctgtgttttgtttccgtCGAATCTCTTATTGGACGAGTCCGTCGACCGCTCTGAAGCATTATCGTTAACGTTCTAATGCCGATGACCTCCAAAATTAGTCCTGCGTTGAGCTTCGATTACAACTCCAAGTGGAAAAATACCGAAATGGAAATAGCTTTTCAGGTTGTACGATATGTTGTTAATGAAGGAAAAGCATTTCACGGTGTCTGTTTATTTGAAGGTGCGCAACGGAAGCAATGAAAGACACATGAATTGATAGTGTAAGAGTTACGCATGGCTGGAGAAAgattcgtcacaccgaagacccaggtttaattccccacgtgggcgcaatgtgtgaagcccatttctgatgttcctcgTGATGACactgctggagtattgccaaaggcggcgtaaaaccagactcactcacctTTATCTGGTGTTTATATGTCGAACATGGCTTATGATTGATTTCTTTTACATTGTAGTACGGTCTCTCTAGAATCCAAGAATCGAACATAAATTTTCATCagtgttttgttattgtttcatgaCAATAGGTAATATCGTGGTCATAGAGTCATCCCAGTAAGTTCACATACATGATCTGTATGTGACGTGCATGTCCCAGTAAGACGCAGATGTCTTTAAGCCGTCCAATTTCAGTCTCTGAATGCCAGGGTATTGTCTTGTATGGAACTGCTTGGCTTCGAACCACTCACCTTCCGCTCTCCACTACACACTATGGTCAGAGTCCATTAGTTGTGGCCATCGAGACTAACATGCAGCATTCCTTTGTAAGAGGATTAGGTGGCAAGTTGGTAATTTATTGAAATAATATGTACATGTTTCCAAACGTAACATGGAAGTTCCGGAAGCATAAAATAAAGATGGTGCCTATGCTCATCAGGTTCGAATATACAAGGGCGAATTTCAGACAAACTGCATATGCTTTGTATATGTAGTTTAATAtaatctgaaatgttttgataactTCTTTAAAAGCAACTGAAAACGAAAGGAATTAGTACCTCGGTGTTAAACTACTCAATATTGTCAGAATTTACGTTTCCTAGTCAAGAAGACGGCTGTGAGCCATATTGTCAGTATATAAGTACATATTTCAACCATGcatgcatgttaaacatttgaacagtgtgcgaaatagtttccaaagttTGCTAGCCAGGCGGGTTGGCTATACCTGAAGGTTTTAGTAGCCCACGAAATACTTCACTAGTCAAAAATGTGAATGTAGACACGGGTTTCATCAATAAGCTACATTAAACTACATTAAGCTAggacatttttatcaggccataatcttacGTGGTTTAAAGGTGTATTATAAagtaacaagtcggagagagtgatgtaATTATAAAATGACCCCGTGAAAAGTCACAAACTAGTTGGGCCAGAGATTGTGGAGAAAATTACTGTCCTGTCTGGACTTTTCCTAACCACGTACTAGCGGCCCAGcgactatttcgcacactgcatGCGAATGACTTCACATTACGTCTATGTCAAAACAGTCATTTAATTTGGAAACAACTTGAACAGGAGTCATCGAAACATTATTCAGTCTTTGATGAGAAACTAATCAGTAACTAATTCTAGGTGACTAATGACTTCTTCACAATGTTTCTTGCTGACTCTGTTATCCCCTGGTTTTGTAATAACTGCCAGCAAATGTGCTAGATTATTGCAATCGGAATTAAATTATTTTGCATCATTACACATCAAATTAACCTAGGAAACACAAGCAGCAACTGAGTTTAAATATAAAGTACATACAAATGGGCAATGGCAAGATAAAGGCATGTGTCTGCATGCCATAAATTAAGTGCTTTTCAGCAGCATCTGATCTTCGTATATATTTATGAACAATTGAGTCTTTCAAAATTAACTGTTTTATGCGTCTCTAGAATCAAATTAAATCAAATTAGACAAAATAGCGCTACATATGGGGAGTCATGCTCACGTGCGCTTAGTCGAATCATGATTTAAGGCCACTATTTCTTCTGCAAGTATCACTAACGAAATGGGGTCTAAAATTTGTGCAGCAATGAAAATTGATCTCATAtacaattgcatttttatggaCAAAAATACTTCAGGCACTATGGTATCAAATACACCTACATATACCAGTATATGAAATAAGGCCAGTCCGACCGCCCAAGACGGGCCAGATTTCTGACGGATGGTCTAAATTTACTAGTCAGACCCAAGGTTTGGTAAAAATACATTAAATGACATGTTCCATACATGTGAGTAAATTCAACATACATTTAGACTTGAAAATTAGTGTTTGAACATTGAATCGCATGCTCAATTGACAAAGCACTGACTAACTAGACATTGacttattttcagattttcatttTCTTATATTTTTCTTGATGTCTTTTAGAGGCGTTTAGAAGTTTAGAAGTTTAGAAGTatatatgaccaagatctttcaTGGATAAATCGTCTTTTTGATTCTTTGAAACACAATTTTTCGGGGTCATTTCAAGTTTCAAATCTGGTATAAATTCATCATCACTGTGTATTAACTTTCAACTGTAGCATAAATTCATCATTATTGTGTAAGTGACAGGTCAAGTTCGTGATGTCGCATGATTTGTGACGTTGTCATGGCACAGTTATGACATCATAGAGTCGACGTCATAGCATCAATtgtcagttcacctgatgaaatgttgtggttcaaagaattaaaaagaaaatttaTCGATGAAAGATCATGGTTATTTTCCTTGGATTCTTGGGTCTGGTTAAGTCCATTTTTGCCCTGGTAACATTTTGAGGTTATTAGTCCTGGACCACCTttaacaaagcactaaggtgatagcAAGTCACTGACGTAACCTTGgttcagtgttaaagaatgggaggttaaccttagtaaagtttGCTTCGCGAAAGAAGCCCCTGATGTTTGGTTGAGTTTGGGGCTTATGTCATACACTGTATATACTTAGTACACAAAACGAGCTGATCTAAATATAGGTGGATGACGTAACGGAAGGAAGAGGCCAGGCACTTTTTTCCAACATGTGTGATCGATTGAATGACTTGGATGGAGAATCCTGAAGTCCATGATCGGTGACACTGGTTTCCATGATCCCAATGTGGTTTCTTTTCCCAAACGTGGATGCGTTCGTGATAGCGTAAGTGTTGCTACGGTAACAACGCATTGTAGACATGCACAAAACCTCCTTGCATCCCCGCCGAAAGTTGGAATTGTAGCATAGATAGACGAGCGGCTTCGTCACGCTATTCCCAAACATCGTCCATGCCACAGCAATATACAACGTTGGATCCGCGCGGGACGGTTTAGCCACACAGTACCACAATTGACAAACGTAGAAAGGCACATAAAACAACACGGTAAGCAAAGTCACGATTATCAGCATCTtcacgaccttgacctttgtccTTGGAACTGGGTTCATTGTCCTTTGTAGTAACCTTGATCCAAGGTGAATCCTCCAAATATGTTTGAACACCCGGATGTAGCATGTTAATAAGATTATGGATGGTACGATGACTTCGCATGAAAATACGAACAGAATATATACAATTCCAGGCCAAGATCCAGTCGAGACGTATGTTGGACACACGTTACGACCGGCACCGTCAACGTCTGAAACGACGTCGAAGAAATAGAAGCAGAATCCGCTGAAGAATGCGGCAGACACCCAACTTATCACTATCATTCGTTTGGCAGTGCATTTAGTCACTTTAAAACTGAGAGGATATATGATAGTGTAAAACCGATCTATAGCTATTGAGATGAGTGTGTACACGTTAACGCAAGGCACAAGGAATTGTACAAACCGAACAAATTTGCATATCGCGTCTCCAAGCAACCATCGGCTCGTGATAACGCGCGAGGCAATGAATGGAATACATAGCAACGCCAAAGCCAAATCGGAACAGGCCAGGGAAATGACAAAATAATTAGTTGTTGATTGAATTCTACGACTTCTGTTGATAACGATGCAAACGAATGCGTTTCCCGTTACGGCCAAGATCCAGATAACAATCAACGTGAACGTCTCGACGCCAATTTGACCGACATCACGGTCCCGTGccaattcactgatggcagggTCAAACTCCGGAACGTCATTAGTTGCCCGACTGGAAATGTCTTTCATGCTTCCTGTGACTTCATCAGTCTTATCGGTGACGTCAGCCATTTAGTCTGGAGACGATCATTCTTCACGAGTCTGTTGAATCtgaaaatacaaagaaatacAACATTACGTCAGAGGTTTATGAAGATCCCGTAAAAGAAGAACATAGTGTATATATACTCTCAGTGATGATGATACTAGGTTGTCAAATTAATGAAGGAAGAGTGTGAAAAAATCCATGACCTGTCCTTTTAGGAAATATTGAATTCTACTGACATCATCGAATTCCGTTTCTTTTGAGACAAAGTGCAGTGGGCAAGATTAATAAAATAAATGGTAAATATTGGCACCTCGCTTACAAAAAATGTTCTG
It encodes:
- the LOC137262198 gene encoding probable G-protein coupled receptor 19, with protein sequence MADVTDKTDEVTGSMKDISSRATNDVPEFDPAISELARDRDVGQIGVETFTLIVIWILAVTGNAFVCIVINRSRRIQSTTNYFVISLACSDLALALLCIPFIASRVITSRWLLGDAICKFVRFVQFLVPCVNVYTLISIAIDRFYTIIYPLSFKVTKCTAKRMIVISWVSAAFFSGFCFYFFDVVSDVDGAGRNVCPTYVSTGSWPGIVYILFVFSCEVIVPSIILLTCYIRVFKHIWRIHLGSRLLQRTMNPVPRTKVKVVKMLIIVTLLTVLFYVPFYVCQLWYCVAKPSRADPTLYIAVAWTMFGNSVTKPLVYLCYNSNFRRGCKEVLCMSTMRCYRSNTYAITNASTFGKRNHIGIMETSVTDHGLQDSPSKSFNRSHMLEKSAWPLPSVTSSTYI